One region of Dehalococcoidia bacterium genomic DNA includes:
- the tig gene encoding trigger factor has translation MKTTSEKIENCQIALNVEMEGSETERYMGIALEHLARRVVLPGFRKGKAPVSLVEQHIGKQAIMQEALEHLVPEAYEEALKNESILAIDQPKIELVQLDPIIFKAIVPTKPDVTPGNYRDIKMEMGKKEIGEDDINQVIEQLQMQFGTLVPAERVVSFGDIVTIDIEGKRGEETILSRKDAAYEVSQGSKYPVPGFAEKIEGMSKDEEKSFDIDFSDDYEIKEIAGKRYSFSVKVREVKEKSLPEINDEFAKNAGSENLADLREKIKQGLKARADDSLKKEFEHKLITALIEQSTIDFPPVLVEREVDHIINEEARNFPDGVKGLENYLINAKKTLEQHQEDLKPAASDRVKAYLITSKIAELEGITISDEEVNESIEKMAAEDPSRADDVKALFNQPRPHESLRDMMVINKAMDFLTKLVTGQDNNINTEVTDGKVTT, from the coding sequence ATGAAGACTACATCAGAAAAAATAGAGAACTGCCAGATCGCTTTAAACGTCGAGATGGAGGGATCTGAGACAGAGAGATATATGGGCATCGCCCTCGAGCACCTGGCCAGGAGAGTTGTGCTGCCCGGCTTCAGGAAGGGCAAGGCGCCCGTCTCGCTGGTCGAGCAGCACATCGGCAAGCAGGCGATTATGCAGGAAGCGCTGGAACACCTGGTGCCCGAGGCATACGAGGAAGCTCTGAAAAATGAGTCCATACTGGCCATCGACCAGCCCAAGATAGAGCTGGTACAGCTCGACCCCATCATATTCAAGGCAATCGTTCCGACCAAACCCGATGTCACGCCCGGCAACTACCGCGATATCAAGATGGAGATGGGTAAAAAGGAGATTGGCGAGGACGATATCAACCAGGTTATCGAACAGCTGCAGATGCAGTTCGGCACCCTGGTACCCGCAGAAAGGGTTGTCAGTTTCGGCGATATAGTCACTATCGATATCGAAGGCAAACGCGGCGAGGAGACCATCCTTTCGCGCAAAGATGCCGCATATGAGGTCAGCCAGGGTTCCAAGTATCCGGTGCCCGGCTTCGCCGAAAAGATCGAGGGCATGAGCAAGGATGAAGAGAAATCGTTTGATATAGACTTCTCCGATGACTACGAAATCAAGGAGATCGCAGGGAAAAGGTATTCATTCAGCGTCAAAGTCAGGGAAGTTAAAGAGAAAAGCCTTCCCGAGATCAACGACGAGTTTGCCAAGAACGCCGGCAGCGAGAATTTGGCCGACCTGAGGGAGAAGATAAAACAGGGTCTGAAGGCGCGCGCCGATGACAGCCTGAAGAAAGAGTTTGAGCATAAACTGATCACCGCGCTGATCGAGCAGAGCACCATTGATTTTCCTCCCGTGCTGGTAGAGAGGGAGGTGGATCATATAATTAATGAGGAGGCCAGGAATTTCCCTGACGGCGTAAAGGGATTGGAGAATTACCTGATAAACGCCAAAAAGACGCTCGAACAGCACCAGGAGGACCTCAAGCCGGCCGCATCCGATCGCGTCAAAGCCTACCTTATCACCAGCAAGATCGCCGAGCTCGAGGGCATAACGATCAGCGATGAAGAAGTTAACGAGTCGATCGAGAAGATGGCCGCTGAAGATCCCAGCAGGGCGGATGATGTGAAGGCCCTCTTTAACCAGCCGAGGCCGCATGAATCGCTCAGGGATATGATGGTCATCAACAAGGCTATGGATTTCCTGACCAAACTGGTCACGGGACAGGATAATAATATAAATACGGAGGTAACTGATGGAAAGGTCACCACTTAA
- the aspS gene encoding aspartate--tRNA ligase, producing the protein MLKTHNCGQLRAANVGEQVTLAGWVHRRRDHGGLIFIDLRDRDGITQAVFNPELAPDIHAMANGLRNEYVIQVTGKVEPRLKGAENLKLPTGAIEVIASGLKILNTSKTPPFYINEEVDVDEALLLRYRYLHLRRAGMRDNLLLRHRVIKYMRDFLDARDFVEVETPIMIKSTPEGARDYVVPSRIHAGKFYALPQSPQQLKQLLMVAGIERYYQVARCFRDEDTRADRQPEFTQLDLEMSFVDEEDILVLLEDMFTGLIESLTPEIRLVKPFPRMSYAEVLDRYGTDKPDIRFGLELKDISDIVASSPFVVFKSALHGGGRVRGICLPGCAGYTHKQIDELTELAKSCGAGGLITLAWLPGGSGESVENVSFDCVKSIATKHLDIDQIRRILGSFTARPGDLVLIAAGEPAMVNKVLDELRREMGRRLDMCDPNLMAFVFITDFPLFDWNSERKVWDSMHHPFTAPFDEDIPLLDTDPAKVRARHYDIVCNGYELSSGSIRIHNRALQEKIFHVLGYKKEEIEAQFGSFLEALEYGAPPHGGVAPGIDRFVMMLTHSKSIRDVIAFPKNQAAVDLMTDAPSAISEEQLKELNLKIVEPQV; encoded by the coding sequence TTGCTTAAAACTCATAATTGCGGACAGTTACGCGCCGCCAATGTCGGGGAACAGGTGACTCTGGCTGGCTGGGTGCACAGACGCAGGGACCACGGGGGACTGATCTTTATTGATCTGCGCGATCGTGACGGCATTACCCAGGCGGTCTTCAATCCGGAATTGGCGCCTGATATCCATGCTATGGCAAACGGGCTGCGCAACGAGTATGTAATCCAGGTAACAGGAAAGGTGGAACCCAGGCTGAAGGGGGCGGAGAACCTCAAGCTGCCTACCGGTGCGATCGAGGTCATAGCCAGCGGGCTGAAGATACTCAATACGTCCAAAACACCTCCGTTTTACATAAATGAAGAGGTGGATGTGGACGAAGCACTTCTGCTGAGGTATCGCTACCTGCATTTGAGGCGGGCGGGCATGCGCGACAACCTGCTCCTCCGGCACCGTGTTATCAAGTACATGCGGGACTTCCTCGATGCAAGGGATTTTGTGGAAGTTGAGACCCCCATCATGATTAAGAGCACGCCGGAAGGCGCCAGGGATTACGTGGTGCCCAGCCGCATCCACGCCGGCAAGTTCTACGCCCTGCCTCAATCACCACAGCAGTTGAAACAACTGCTTATGGTGGCGGGTATCGAGAGATACTATCAGGTAGCGCGCTGCTTCCGCGATGAGGATACGCGTGCCGACAGGCAGCCCGAGTTCACCCAGCTCGATCTCGAGATGAGCTTTGTCGATGAGGAAGATATCCTCGTATTGCTGGAGGATATGTTCACCGGGCTAATAGAATCATTGACGCCGGAGATACGCCTGGTTAAGCCATTCCCCAGGATGTCATATGCCGAAGTGCTCGACCGGTACGGCACCGATAAACCCGATATTCGTTTCGGGCTCGAGCTAAAGGATATCTCGGACATAGTGGCGTCCAGCCCGTTCGTCGTTTTCAAGTCGGCTCTTCATGGCGGTGGCAGGGTAAGGGGAATATGCCTGCCAGGCTGCGCCGGCTATACACATAAACAGATAGACGAACTGACGGAACTGGCCAAATCATGCGGCGCTGGGGGATTGATCACTTTGGCCTGGCTGCCTGGCGGCTCCGGAGAGTCCGTTGAAAACGTCAGCTTTGATTGTGTCAAGTCAATAGCCACAAAACACCTGGATATCGATCAGATCAGGCGGATACTGGGCAGTTTCACAGCCCGTCCGGGAGACCTGGTGCTGATAGCGGCGGGAGAGCCCGCTATGGTGAATAAGGTGTTGGACGAGCTAAGGCGCGAGATGGGCAGGCGGCTGGACATGTGCGATCCAAACCTGATGGCCTTTGTTTTTATCACGGATTTCCCGCTCTTCGATTGGAACAGTGAGAGGAAGGTGTGGGACTCCATGCATCACCCCTTCACGGCGCCCTTCGACGAGGATATACCCCTGCTGGACACCGATCCCGCTAAGGTGCGCGCCCGCCACTATGACATCGTCTGCAACGGGTACGAGCTTTCCAGTGGAAGCATCAGGATACACAACCGCGCCCTGCAGGAAAAGATTTTCCATGTCCTCGGGTACAAGAAAGAGGAGATCGAGGCCCAGTTCGGCAGTTTCCTGGAGGCGCTGGAGTATGGCGCGCCGCCGCACGGCGGTGTCGCACCCGGCATCGACCGCTTCGTTATGATGCTGACGCACAGCAAGAGCATCCGTGACGTCATCGCATTTCCCAAAAACCAGGCCGCCGTGGACCTGATGACGGATGCCCCGTCAGCAATATCGGAAGAACAGCTCAAGGAGTTGAACCTGAAAATAGTCGAGCCGCAGGTTTGA
- a CDS encoding class I adenylate-forming enzyme family protein encodes MVTIPEMLSRNARMYPDDCALVELKPSLNYRREMTWRQMDEEANRVANALIEMGVKRSDRVIMWMMNSIDWLIVYFGILRSGAWVVPLNFRFTAGDFLYCTEISGARYMIIGEEFIERVDTVKKQFSEVEGILAFGERMPGYMAAYQSWINRRPTSCPHVDISRDDACSLYFTSGTTGTPKPILLTHDNLRCAAVTEYAHHRQEKSDNFVLIPPLYHTGSKMHWFGSLITGGRATLLGEVNPHNILETVSRERGTIVWLLVPWAHDILVALEDGRIKKEDYDLSCWRLMHIGAQPVPPSLIKRWMAAFPGMQYDTNYGLSEASGPGCVHLGVENVHKVGAIGKAGFNWETKIVAENGEMQGAGKIGELLVRGEGVMKEYYKNPEKTAEALCDGWLHTGDMANMDKDGFIFLVDRKKDVIITGGENIFPVEVEDAIHNLDSVNDVAVIGIPDQRLGEIAIAIVDRKPGANVNKEEIIKYCMDNLARHKVPRKVIFGKVPRNPTGKIEKPGLREKYKPLNSAG; translated from the coding sequence ATGGTTACCATACCCGAGATGCTGTCCCGGAATGCCAGGATGTACCCGGACGACTGTGCGCTGGTCGAGCTCAAGCCCAGCCTGAATTATCGTCGGGAGATGACGTGGAGACAGATGGATGAAGAGGCCAATCGCGTTGCCAACGCCCTGATCGAGATGGGTGTTAAGAGGAGTGACCGCGTCATCATGTGGATGATGAATTCAATCGACTGGTTAATTGTCTATTTCGGCATATTAAGAAGCGGGGCGTGGGTTGTACCGCTCAATTTCAGGTTTACCGCCGGTGATTTTCTCTATTGCACGGAGATATCCGGGGCAAGATACATGATTATAGGCGAGGAGTTTATCGAGAGAGTCGACACTGTTAAGAAACAGTTCAGCGAGGTGGAGGGTATACTTGCCTTCGGTGAGAGAATGCCGGGATATATGGCTGCGTATCAAAGCTGGATTAACCGGCGTCCCACCTCATGTCCGCACGTCGACATAAGCCGTGACGATGCCTGCAGCCTGTATTTTACATCGGGCACAACGGGCACCCCCAAGCCCATACTTCTGACACACGATAACCTGAGGTGCGCCGCTGTGACCGAATATGCCCACCACCGGCAGGAGAAATCGGACAATTTCGTGCTCATTCCACCGCTGTATCACACCGGATCGAAGATGCATTGGTTCGGCAGCCTGATAACCGGGGGCAGGGCAACCCTGCTGGGAGAGGTCAATCCTCACAATATACTGGAAACCGTTAGCAGGGAACGGGGAACAATCGTCTGGCTGCTGGTACCCTGGGCCCATGACATACTGGTGGCACTGGAAGACGGCCGGATTAAAAAAGAGGATTACGACTTGAGCTGCTGGCGTCTGATGCACATCGGGGCGCAGCCCGTGCCCCCTTCGCTGATCAAACGCTGGATGGCGGCTTTTCCGGGCATGCAATACGATACGAATTACGGTTTGAGCGAGGCCAGCGGACCGGGATGCGTGCACCTTGGTGTGGAAAACGTCCATAAGGTTGGGGCCATTGGCAAAGCGGGATTTAACTGGGAGACCAAAATCGTCGCTGAAAACGGCGAAATGCAGGGGGCAGGGAAGATAGGTGAACTGCTTGTGAGGGGCGAGGGTGTGATGAAGGAGTACTATAAGAATCCCGAGAAGACGGCCGAGGCGCTGTGCGACGGCTGGCTCCACACGGGTGACATGGCCAATATGGACAAAGACGGGTTCATCTTCCTGGTCGACAGGAAAAAGGACGTTATCATCACGGGCGGTGAAAACATCTTCCCGGTTGAAGTTGAGGACGCTATCCATAACCTGGATTCGGTGAACGACGTAGCCGTCATAGGGATTCCCGATCAGAGGTTGGGTGAGATCGCAATTGCCATCGTGGACCGCAAGCCGGGCGCAAACGTCAATAAAGAGGAGATCATCAAGTACTGCATGGACAATCTGGCCAGGCACAAGGTGCCCAGGAAAGTGATCTTCGGCAAAGTCCCCAGGAATCCCACCGGCAAAATCGAGAAACCCGGATTACGCGAAAAATACAAACCTCTTAACAGCGCAGGCTGA
- a CDS encoding TRAP transporter large permease, whose translation MDNITLGIVGVVVLIIIFLLRMPVGFAMAFVGLIGFSIVVTPAAGMNLLARDFFDIFSSYSLTVIPMFTLMGCIASESGMSRRLYDAGYVLFSKFPGGLALATVIGCAGFAAINGSTSATAAAMGKVCIPEMKRYNYKSSMATGIVAAAGTLGIMIPPSTIFIVYGILTEQSIGKLFMAGVLPGLLIAALLMVTVAIICMRNPKLAPAGEASTFKEKMEALTGIIEMLFLFCFVILGLFFGWFSPTQAGAAGVGGAILIGLITRTLTWAGFVNALKDTVRVTCFVMIIVAGATVFGHFIAITTIPMMLTDWVSALPLPPVAIMGVIVIIYMLGGCFMDSLALITLTIPIFYPVVLALGFDPIWFGVIIVLVTEIGVITPPVGLNVYVIKGIAPDVPLETIFKGILPFLAALAVAAVILLTFPQIATFLPGLATY comes from the coding sequence ATGGACAACATAACACTCGGTATAGTCGGCGTGGTCGTCCTGATTATCATCTTCCTGCTGCGTATGCCGGTGGGATTCGCCATGGCCTTTGTCGGCCTCATCGGATTCAGTATAGTTGTTACACCTGCAGCGGGCATGAACCTCCTTGCCCGCGATTTTTTCGATATTTTTTCATCGTATTCATTGACTGTCATACCCATGTTCACACTGATGGGCTGTATAGCCTCCGAGTCTGGCATGAGCCGGCGTCTTTACGATGCAGGTTATGTTCTCTTCAGCAAATTCCCCGGCGGGCTGGCCCTGGCCACGGTTATCGGCTGCGCCGGTTTCGCCGCCATCAACGGTTCGACCAGCGCCACTGCCGCCGCCATGGGCAAGGTCTGCATCCCTGAGATGAAACGCTACAACTATAAAAGTTCAATGGCCACCGGGATTGTAGCTGCAGCGGGCACTCTGGGCATCATGATACCGCCCAGCACCATCTTTATTGTCTACGGCATACTCACTGAGCAGTCCATCGGTAAGCTTTTTATGGCCGGCGTGCTGCCCGGCCTGCTGATCGCCGCGCTGCTGATGGTCACGGTAGCTATCATCTGCATGCGCAATCCGAAGCTGGCGCCCGCCGGCGAGGCGTCCACTTTCAAGGAGAAGATGGAGGCACTGACCGGCATCATAGAGATGCTCTTCCTCTTCTGCTTCGTGATACTGGGACTTTTCTTCGGCTGGTTCAGCCCGACCCAGGCGGGCGCGGCAGGCGTAGGCGGGGCTATACTCATCGGATTAATAACCAGGACGCTTACCTGGGCGGGCTTTGTCAATGCCCTTAAAGATACCGTGCGCGTCACCTGCTTCGTCATGATCATCGTGGCCGGGGCCACCGTTTTCGGACATTTCATCGCCATAACCACCATACCCATGATGCTCACCGATTGGGTCAGCGCTCTGCCGCTGCCTCCCGTAGCCATCATGGGTGTAATTGTCATTATCTATATGCTGGGCGGGTGTTTCATGGATTCGCTGGCCCTCATCACACTCACCATACCCATCTTCTACCCCGTGGTGCTGGCGTTGGGTTTCGATCCCATCTGGTTCGGGGTAATCATAGTGCTGGTGACCGAGATAGGCGTGATTACGCCACCTGTGGGCTTGAACGTATATGTCATCAAGGGTATCGCCCCCGATGTGCCGCTCGAGACTATTTTCAAGGGTATATTGCCTTTTCTGGCCGCTCTGGCCGTTGCTGCGGTCATCCTGCTGACTTTTCCACAGATTGCAACATTCCTGCCCGGTCTGGCAACATATTAA
- a CDS encoding TRAP transporter small permease has translation MFNKFEKAVTGIAGWLNWVACASLALMVTLVLVDICGNKFFKVPLPGGIELVSLLSVAAIAFAIAQTQVTHGHIEVEMLVRKLPRTAQKVIAAFVHCLGICLFVILAWQSYTYGLSLQSSGEVSMTLRIPYYPFIWALGLCSLAVVLVLIMQMIKMLRNMK, from the coding sequence ATGTTCAACAAGTTCGAGAAGGCAGTAACCGGCATCGCGGGATGGCTTAACTGGGTGGCCTGCGCCAGCCTGGCTCTGATGGTCACGCTGGTCCTCGTCGACATCTGCGGGAATAAATTTTTCAAGGTTCCCCTCCCGGGCGGCATCGAGCTGGTCAGCCTGCTCAGTGTCGCGGCGATAGCGTTTGCCATCGCACAGACCCAGGTCACCCACGGGCATATCGAGGTCGAGATGCTGGTAAGGAAATTGCCGCGCACAGCACAGAAGGTCATCGCAGCTTTCGTGCACTGTCTGGGTATCTGCCTTTTCGTCATACTGGCCTGGCAAAGTTACACCTATGGCCTGTCTCTGCAGTCCAGCGGAGAAGTCTCTATGACGTTGCGGATACCTTATTACCCGTTTATCTGGGCATTGGGATTATGCAGCCTGGCAGTTGTGCTGGTGCTCATCATGCAGATGATCAAAATGCTGAGGAACATGAAATAG
- a CDS encoding TRAP transporter substrate-binding protein, whose product MKRTAFIQALVASLLVIALAASCGPAPAAPSENTSTAAVVTDNTTYEFTYSVFFPPVHKNSILAQKFADEVNARTNGRVKITVFTGGTLTKAPQVYDGVVNGLSDMGMSVVSYTMGRFPAAEMVELPHGYLNGYVSTRVANDFYNEFKPKEFDDVHVLYFHAHGPSVIFSVKKPVRQIEDLKGMVIRSTGVGASIIEALGGKGYGAAQNEAYELMSKGTIDGSYTPRETLEGWKQAEIVKYVTECPEVGSTANMFVVINKAKWDSLPPDIQKVFTDVSNEWIEKHAKTWTWYDISGLQFFKTFEGREVIQLSSDEVAKWVTATQSLKDKYITERDAKGLPADQYEKYLMERAEYWAGKTPTDQECIDFVSSEFAK is encoded by the coding sequence ATGAAAAGGACGGCGTTTATTCAGGCATTAGTGGCATCGCTGCTGGTCATAGCTCTGGCAGCATCGTGTGGCCCGGCGCCCGCGGCGCCTTCGGAGAATACATCGACCGCAGCGGTGGTCACGGATAACACGACATATGAATTCACCTACAGCGTTTTCTTCCCTCCCGTGCACAAGAACTCCATCCTGGCCCAAAAATTTGCCGATGAAGTCAACGCGCGCACCAACGGCAGGGTCAAGATCACGGTATTCACGGGCGGCACCCTGACCAAGGCGCCGCAGGTATATGACGGTGTTGTCAACGGCCTCTCGGATATGGGGATGTCGGTTGTCTCATACACCATGGGACGCTTTCCTGCCGCCGAGATGGTGGAATTGCCACATGGTTATCTCAACGGCTATGTATCCACCAGGGTGGCCAACGATTTCTATAACGAGTTCAAACCGAAGGAGTTCGACGACGTTCACGTGCTCTACTTCCATGCCCATGGCCCCAGCGTTATTTTCTCGGTCAAGAAGCCTGTCAGGCAGATCGAGGACCTGAAGGGCATGGTGATCAGGTCGACCGGCGTCGGCGCCAGCATCATCGAGGCGCTGGGTGGCAAGGGATATGGCGCGGCCCAGAACGAAGCCTACGAGCTTATGTCCAAGGGTACCATCGACGGCAGCTACACCCCCCGCGAGACCTTAGAGGGATGGAAGCAGGCCGAGATCGTGAAATACGTCACGGAGTGCCCCGAAGTGGGCAGCACCGCCAATATGTTTGTAGTCATCAACAAGGCCAAGTGGGACAGCCTTCCACCGGATATCCAGAAGGTGTTCACGGACGTCAGCAACGAATGGATCGAGAAGCATGCCAAGACCTGGACCTGGTATGACATCTCCGGACTGCAGTTCTTCAAGACCTTCGAAGGCCGTGAAGTTATCCAGCTGTCCTCTGATGAGGTGGCTAAATGGGTAACGGCCACGCAGTCGCTCAAGGATAAATATATTACGGAAAGGGACGCCAAAGGCCTGCCTGCCGATCAGTATGAGAAATACCTGATGGAGAGGGCCGAGTACTGGGCGGGCAAAACCCCCACCGACCAGGAATGCATAGACTTCGTCAGCTCCGAGTTCGCAAAATAA
- a CDS encoding GYD domain-containing protein, with amino-acid sequence MAIYLMLSTLTGDGRKAIEEYPEKLKELNKEVEYMGVKILAQYALLGQYDFVHIIDAPNNEKAAELAIHLSAGGLQSLTLAAIPLDKLIETLKKKPPVF; translated from the coding sequence ATGGCCATATATTTGATGCTCTCAACCCTGACCGGTGACGGCAGAAAGGCAATCGAGGAATACCCTGAAAAACTGAAGGAATTAAATAAGGAAGTCGAATATATGGGCGTAAAAATACTGGCCCAGTACGCTCTGCTGGGGCAGTATGATTTTGTGCATATTATCGATGCGCCCAACAATGAAAAGGCGGCCGAACTGGCCATCCATCTCTCTGCAGGAGGCCTTCAGAGCCTGACGCTGGCAGCGATACCCCTGGATAAGCTGATCGAGACGCTGAAAAAGAAGCCTCCGGTGTTCTGA
- the iorA gene encoding indolepyruvate ferredoxin oxidoreductase subunit alpha — protein sequence MSKSRKLLSGNEAIALGAYHAGVRVATAYPGTPSTEILENMAAFKDLYAEWSTNEKVAMEVGLGASYAGVRTLVSMKHVGLNVAADPFMAAATTGVHGGLVVVSADDPGIHSSQGEQDNRHFARLGRVPMIEPADSQEAYDFMAAAYEISEKYDTPVLFRITTRVAHSKSVVEVDMGALRVERNKFFHHHVEKYVMLPGHARLRVPYMHSRMEDLTELAEVTPLNIIIEGDSRTGIVSSGVSYEYAREVFPGASFLKLGLIYPLPTKLIKRFAGKVNKLFVVEELDPFLEENIKAMGIKVEGKQHIARHGELNTGAVRYAAVKAEIIPPAEAVEAAAAGNLPGRPPLLCAGCPHAGAFFVLSTIGKRSKVLDARGRSEKESGLVITGDIGCYTLATYPPLRAMDTTACMGASIGQAIGLVKAGVSSKVAAVIGDSTFMHSGITGIIDAVYNDARITVIILDNGTTAMTGHQDHPGSGRSAQGISTQKVDIARIVEGAGVKNLQVVNSFDIKSVRAAIRSALDSEQLSVVIVRGQCAVTNKVRKNKRLVDQDVCNDCGVCLMIGCPAIQKRDGRIYIEAGTCMGDACGICQQICPKKAIDTEVKAA from the coding sequence ATGAGCAAGAGCCGTAAACTACTATCGGGCAACGAGGCTATCGCACTGGGCGCCTACCACGCCGGGGTGAGGGTGGCCACAGCTTATCCGGGGACGCCCAGTACGGAGATCCTCGAGAACATGGCGGCGTTCAAGGACCTTTATGCCGAGTGGTCCACCAACGAGAAGGTCGCCATGGAGGTGGGTTTGGGCGCCTCCTATGCCGGAGTGAGGACGCTGGTCTCCATGAAACACGTGGGATTGAATGTGGCGGCCGATCCCTTCATGGCCGCGGCGACGACGGGCGTGCATGGCGGCCTGGTAGTGGTTTCCGCAGATGATCCCGGCATACACAGCTCCCAGGGTGAACAAGACAACCGGCACTTTGCCCGGCTGGGAAGGGTGCCCATGATCGAGCCCGCCGACAGCCAGGAAGCATACGATTTCATGGCCGCAGCATATGAAATCAGCGAGAAATACGATACCCCTGTTCTTTTCAGGATAACTACCAGGGTTGCGCATTCCAAATCAGTGGTCGAGGTGGATATGGGCGCTCTGAGGGTGGAGAGGAATAAGTTTTTTCACCACCACGTGGAGAAGTATGTGATGCTCCCCGGACACGCGCGTCTGAGGGTGCCGTATATGCACAGCCGCATGGAAGATCTCACCGAGCTGGCCGAGGTAACCCCGCTCAACATTATTATCGAGGGAGATAGCCGCACGGGCATCGTGTCGAGCGGCGTTAGCTATGAATATGCCAGGGAAGTCTTCCCCGGCGCTTCATTCCTAAAGCTCGGATTGATTTACCCTCTACCTACCAAACTGATTAAACGCTTCGCCGGAAAAGTTAACAAACTGTTCGTCGTCGAAGAGCTGGACCCCTTCCTGGAAGAAAACATCAAGGCAATGGGCATCAAGGTCGAAGGAAAACAACATATAGCGCGACATGGTGAGCTGAACACCGGCGCCGTACGCTATGCGGCCGTCAAGGCGGAGATCATTCCCCCTGCTGAGGCAGTTGAAGCGGCCGCCGCCGGCAACCTGCCGGGACGACCACCTCTGCTCTGCGCCGGCTGCCCGCATGCCGGCGCTTTTTTTGTGCTCAGCACGATCGGAAAGAGATCAAAGGTGCTCGATGCCAGAGGCAGGTCTGAGAAGGAATCCGGCCTGGTCATCACCGGCGATATCGGCTGCTACACCCTTGCCACCTATCCCCCGCTGCGTGCCATGGACACCACGGCCTGCATGGGGGCGAGCATAGGACAGGCCATCGGCCTGGTCAAGGCTGGAGTCAGCAGCAAAGTGGCCGCGGTTATCGGCGACTCAACCTTCATGCACTCTGGCATCACCGGCATCATAGACGCCGTATATAACGATGCCAGAATCACCGTGATCATACTCGACAACGGCACAACAGCCATGACCGGCCACCAGGACCATCCCGGCTCGGGCAGGTCGGCACAGGGCATATCCACGCAGAAGGTCGATATCGCCAGGATTGTCGAGGGCGCCGGAGTAAAGAATTTACAGGTCGTTAATTCTTTCGATATCAAATCGGTGAGGGCCGCTATCAGGTCGGCACTTGACAGCGAGCAGCTGTCCGTGGTCATTGTCCGGGGCCAGTGCGCGGTCACCAACAAGGTTCGCAAGAACAAGCGCCTTGTCGATCAGGATGTATGCAACGACTGCGGTGTATGCCTGATGATCGGCTGCCCGGCCATCCAGAAAAGGGACGGCAGGATTTACATCGAGGCCGGTACCTGCATGGGAGACGCCTGCGGCATCTGCCAGCAGATCTGTCCGAAAAAGGCCATAGATACGGAGGTTAAGGCGGCATAA
- a CDS encoding indolepyruvate oxidoreductase subunit beta, giving the protein MKSQGKQDVLMVGVGGQGIILASDILGDVALDIGMDVKKTDTLGMAQRGGSVTSHLRIGQKVWSPLINTCEADILLAFEKLEAARWVSYLRPGGTVIINNLAIPPLSISLGTQVYPEDEAILGSFRRVTKAVYLISGTEQAAAMGDVRTLNIFMLGYLSRFLPLKITDEQWQKGMARHLPAKILDLNKRAFEAGKGAAAGVNIG; this is encoded by the coding sequence ATGAAGAGCCAGGGCAAACAGGACGTGCTGATGGTGGGGGTGGGCGGCCAGGGCATCATACTCGCCAGCGATATACTTGGCGATGTCGCACTGGACATCGGCATGGATGTCAAGAAGACCGACACACTGGGCATGGCGCAGCGGGGAGGGAGTGTGACCAGCCATTTGCGCATCGGGCAAAAAGTCTGGTCGCCCCTGATAAATACCTGCGAAGCCGATATACTTTTGGCTTTCGAGAAGCTCGAGGCAGCCAGGTGGGTCAGTTACCTGAGGCCGGGCGGCACCGTGATCATCAACAACCTGGCCATTCCCCCGCTCTCAATATCTCTCGGCACGCAGGTATATCCGGAGGACGAGGCAATACTGGGATCATTCCGCCGTGTAACGAAAGCCGTATATCTTATCAGCGGCACGGAACAGGCGGCGGCCATGGGCGACGTCCGAACATTGAATATCTTTATGCTGGGATACTTATCCCGCTTTCTGCCTCTGAAAATCACAGATGAGCAGTGGCAGAAGGGCATGGCACGGCATTTGCCGGCCAAAATACTGGATTTAAATAAACGCGCTTTCGAAGCAGGAAAGGGGGCAGCAGCCGGTGTCAATATCGGATAA